The following coding sequences are from one Streptomyces sp. NBC_00536 window:
- a CDS encoding DUF3344 domain-containing protein yields MGSSRRILGSLALLSCLALSVNVSAADAAGPPPKAPAAREKARIPFTQRYQAELHGGLVRASNAGISCRKEESPQAEPCEDVKRGAAGVNNDFDMFYSDVDKDPDTYNSTRAELKIPKGAKVAYARLYWGGNLRVGEQKPPEDSGRVLVAEPGGAYKEVLADTVIGHRSDAGSDAYQASADVTPMVRKGGTGMWTVAQINIAMGNSPVGAWGGWTLVAAYEQPQEPVRRVAVWDGFEELRAGAGQLAAETVEVSGLDAPAEATGRVGLVGYDGDRGVLGDSLTVTADSGRRLNLSDGENPFNDVMNSTITDFGHSASVRQPENMNNLGYDADVFDLSPALSGGARNLTFRLTGENQGHFLGVLFVQTDARR; encoded by the coding sequence ATGGGTTCCTCCCGCAGAATCCTCGGTTCGCTCGCCCTGCTGTCCTGCCTCGCACTTTCGGTGAACGTTTCTGCGGCGGACGCCGCGGGTCCGCCCCCGAAGGCTCCGGCGGCCCGCGAAAAGGCCCGTATCCCCTTCACCCAGCGTTATCAGGCCGAGCTGCACGGTGGGCTCGTACGGGCGTCCAACGCGGGCATCAGCTGCCGCAAGGAGGAGTCCCCGCAGGCCGAGCCGTGCGAGGACGTCAAGCGCGGCGCCGCCGGGGTGAACAACGACTTCGACATGTTCTACAGCGACGTCGACAAGGACCCCGACACCTACAACTCCACCCGCGCCGAGCTGAAGATCCCGAAGGGCGCGAAGGTCGCCTACGCCCGCCTGTACTGGGGCGGGAACCTGCGCGTCGGGGAGCAGAAGCCGCCGGAGGACAGCGGCCGGGTGCTCGTCGCCGAACCGGGCGGCGCGTACAAGGAAGTGCTGGCCGACACCGTGATCGGGCACCGTTCCGACGCGGGCAGCGATGCCTATCAGGCGTCCGCCGACGTCACCCCGATGGTCCGCAAGGGGGGCACCGGGATGTGGACGGTGGCCCAGATCAACATCGCCATGGGGAACTCGCCGGTGGGCGCGTGGGGCGGCTGGACGCTGGTGGCGGCCTACGAACAGCCGCAGGAGCCGGTGCGCCGGGTCGCGGTGTGGGACGGCTTCGAGGAACTGCGGGCCGGGGCCGGTCAGCTGGCCGCCGAGACGGTGGAGGTGTCCGGTCTGGACGCGCCCGCCGAGGCGACGGGCCGGGTAGGGCTCGTCGGTTACGACGGGGACCGCGGGGTCCTCGGGGACTCGCTCACCGTGACCGCCGACAGCGGTCGGCGGTTGAATCTGAGCGACGGCGAAAACCCGTTCAATGACGTGATGAATTCGACCATCACGGATTTCGGGCATTCCGCTTCGGTACGACAGCCTGAAAATATGAATAATCTCGGATATGACGCGGACGTGTTCGACCTGAGTCCCGCCCTGTCCGGTGGTGCCCGCAACCTGACGTTCAGGCTCACGGGCGAAAACCAGGGTCATTTCCTCGGCGTGCTCTTCGTTCAGACAGACGCGCGCCGCTGA
- a CDS encoding chaplin — protein sequence MTYKKAVVLAAGVLMAVGAAAPAMADADAHGAAVGSPGVLSGNLLQVPVHIPVNVCGNTVNVIALLNPAFGTVCINN from the coding sequence ATGACGTACAAGAAGGCAGTTGTGCTGGCCGCCGGCGTTCTGATGGCCGTTGGTGCCGCCGCCCCCGCCATGGCTGACGCCGACGCCCACGGTGCGGCCGTCGGCTCCCCCGGCGTCCTGTCCGGCAACCTCCTCCAGGTGCCGGTGCACATCCCGGTCAACGTCTGCGGCAACACGGTCAACGTGATCGCCCTGCTCAACCCGGCGTTCGGCACCGTCTGCATCAACAACTGA
- the pfkB gene encoding 1-phosphofructokinase, whose protein sequence is MILTVTPNPSLDRTYEVPALDRGEVLRATAERVDPGGKGVNVSRAVAAAGVRTTAVLPLGGAPGTLIAELLGAQGVDVTAVTITGQTRSNISVAEPDGTLTKINAAGPELSEAESGLLLETVRGCSGGADWIACCGSLPRGLAPAWYAELVTRAHAAGARIALDTSGPALTAALAARPDVIKPNAEELAAAVGRPLATLGDVVEAAEELRALGAGAVLASLGADGQLLVSAEGTYYGTAAVTAVRSNVGAGDASLAGFLIAGGTGPEALASALAHGAAAVQLPGSAMPTPSDLRPDKVRITQNLPLDLPLSERSDKR, encoded by the coding sequence ATGATCCTCACCGTCACCCCCAATCCCTCCCTGGACCGGACGTACGAGGTCCCCGCGCTGGACCGGGGCGAAGTGCTCCGCGCCACCGCCGAGCGGGTCGACCCCGGCGGCAAGGGCGTCAACGTCTCCCGGGCCGTCGCCGCCGCGGGGGTCCGTACGACGGCGGTCCTCCCGCTGGGCGGCGCCCCCGGCACCCTCATCGCCGAACTCCTCGGCGCCCAGGGTGTGGACGTCACCGCGGTCACGATCACCGGCCAGACCCGCTCCAACATCTCCGTCGCCGAACCCGACGGCACCCTGACGAAGATCAACGCGGCCGGTCCCGAACTCAGCGAAGCCGAATCCGGCCTCCTCCTGGAGACCGTCCGCGGCTGCTCCGGCGGCGCCGACTGGATCGCCTGCTGCGGCAGCCTCCCGCGGGGCCTCGCCCCCGCGTGGTACGCCGAACTGGTCACCCGCGCCCACGCGGCGGGCGCCAGGATCGCCCTCGACACCTCCGGCCCGGCCCTGACCGCCGCGCTGGCGGCCCGCCCCGACGTCATCAAGCCCAACGCGGAGGAACTCGCCGCCGCCGTCGGGCGTCCGCTGGCCACCCTGGGCGACGTGGTCGAGGCCGCCGAGGAGCTGCGCGCGCTGGGCGCCGGGGCGGTACTGGCCTCCCTCGGCGCCGACGGCCAGCTCCTGGTCAGCGCCGAGGGCACCTACTACGGCACGGCGGCCGTCACGGCGGTACGCAGCAACGTGGGCGCCGGTGACGCGTCCCTGGCCGGTTTCCTGATCGCGGGCGGCACCGGCCCCGAGGCCCTCGCCTCGGCCCTGGCCCACGGCGCGGCCGCGGTCCAGCTCCCCGGCAGCGCCATGCCGACCCCGTCGGACCTGCGCCCCGACAAGGTCCGCATCACCCAGAACCTCCCCCTGGACCTCCCCCTGTCCGAACGGAGCGACAAGCGATGA
- a CDS encoding chaplin, giving the protein MNSAKKAALVVAAAGLAAAGAAGSAAADASAEGAAVGSPGVLSGNLLQVPVHVPVNVCGNSVNVIGLLNPAFGSVCVND; this is encoded by the coding sequence ATGAACTCTGCCAAGAAGGCCGCTCTCGTCGTGGCCGCCGCTGGTCTCGCTGCGGCCGGTGCCGCCGGTTCCGCCGCCGCCGACGCATCGGCCGAGGGCGCGGCCGTGGGTTCCCCCGGTGTCCTGTCGGGCAACCTGCTCCAGGTCCCGGTCCACGTGCCGGTCAACGTCTGCGGTAACTCCGTGAACGTCATCGGTCTGCTGAACCCGGCCTTCGGCTCGGTCTGCGTCAACGACTGA
- a CDS encoding vitamin K epoxide reductase family protein: MATNTVGVPSQQGQTRGRPEGEPDEPVATPRALAWLLVLTGAAGLLASWVITLDKFLLLEDPDFKPACSLNPVVSCGSVMQSEQAAAFGFPNPMLGLACYAVVVCVGMSLIAGARHRGWFWLGLNAGTLFGVGFCTWLMVQSLYEINALCLWCTLAWVATLLMFWAVTAQNVRTGVLPAPRPVRSFFTEFGWAPPALHTGVIGMLILTRWWEFWTS; encoded by the coding sequence ATGGCAACGAATACAGTGGGCGTCCCCAGCCAGCAGGGGCAGACCCGCGGTCGACCCGAAGGCGAGCCGGACGAGCCGGTCGCGACCCCTCGCGCACTCGCCTGGCTGCTGGTCCTCACGGGAGCGGCCGGGCTGCTCGCCTCGTGGGTGATCACCCTCGACAAGTTCCTCCTGCTGGAGGACCCGGACTTCAAGCCCGCCTGCAGCCTCAATCCGGTGGTCTCCTGCGGCAGCGTCATGCAGAGCGAGCAGGCGGCGGCCTTCGGCTTCCCCAACCCCATGCTGGGACTGGCCTGTTACGCCGTCGTGGTGTGCGTCGGGATGTCCCTGATCGCGGGCGCCCGCCACCGTGGCTGGTTCTGGCTGGGGCTGAACGCGGGCACGTTGTTCGGCGTCGGCTTCTGCACCTGGCTGATGGTGCAGTCGCTGTACGAGATCAACGCGCTGTGCCTGTGGTGCACCCTGGCCTGGGTGGCGACGCTGCTGATGTTCTGGGCGGTCACCGCGCAGAACGTCCGTACCGGCGTGCTGCCCGCGCCGCGGCCGGTCAGGAGCTTCTTCACCGAATTCGGCTGGGCCCCGCCCGCCCTGCACACCGGCGTGATCGGGATGCTGATCCTCACCCGCTGGTGGGAGTTCTGGACCAGCTGA
- a CDS encoding rodlin, whose translation MIKKMMATAAVAASVVGMGAAMAPQAMAIGNDNGVNTANGNNAAQIYGNQATYGNMSPQMALVQGSLNKPCIALPAKANVQSVLALINVGVQDIPVLSNPMNQQCTENSTQAKGDEPLSHILDNIPVLSGNASSGS comes from the coding sequence GTGATCAAGAAGATGATGGCCACCGCGGCTGTTGCCGCCTCCGTCGTGGGCATGGGCGCGGCCATGGCCCCGCAGGCGATGGCTATCGGGAACGACAACGGCGTCAACACCGCCAACGGCAACAACGCCGCGCAGATCTACGGCAACCAGGCCACCTACGGGAACATGAGCCCGCAGATGGCGCTGGTCCAGGGCTCCCTGAACAAGCCCTGCATCGCCCTGCCGGCCAAGGCCAATGTGCAGTCGGTGCTGGCGCTGATCAACGTCGGCGTCCAGGACATCCCCGTCCTGTCCAACCCGATGAACCAGCAGTGCACCGAGAACTCCACCCAGGCCAAGGGCGACGAGCCGCTGTCGCACATCCTGGACAACATCCCGGTCCTCTCGGGCAACGCCTCCAGCGGCAGCTGA
- a CDS encoding PTS fructose transporter subunit IIABC, translated as MSKPMIIAELVDLDLTADSKEAAVRSLARRMLALGRVTDLEGFLADVAAREAQMPTGLEGGIGIPHCRSAHVSAPTLAFGRAPSGVDFGAPDGPADLIFLIAAPAGADDAHLTILSSLARRLMRPDFVAALRTTLTPPQAATLIADPQPDSARPAFEGPPEAVPGSARTRASIAGEAEGAPGARGVPGGAGVAGSEAGVAQPISARPAFEGPPEAQPGSARTRASIAGEAEGARTEAGVAQPISARPAFEGPPEAVPGCARTRASNAGEAENALPGAGDVPGEAEGGRSEAEGVPGGAGGAPSGAGAAQPTSARTGGGGFRVVAVTSCPTGIAHTYMAAESLQRTAAAEGIELAVETQGSAGFTRLDPAVIAAADAVVFAHDVPVRDRARFAGKPTVDVGVKAGINRPAELFAEAREKAARGETGGGETGGATPTPAPQEGESQGESHAAKLRTWLMSGVSYMVPFVAAGGLMIALAFAIGGYGINKAPSVAEHFVWTESASWAALLFQTGGLAFGFLVPVLAGYIAYGMADRPGLVPGFVGGAVALTVNAGFLGGLIAGLIAGGTVLTLQRVRVPAALRGIMPVVVLPLIGSAVTAFLMFLVVGKPVASLQQALTDWLSGLSGANAVILGVVLGLMMTFDLGGPLNKVAYAFAIGGLATPNEGSLKVMAAVMAAGMVPPLAMALATTVRGRLFSKTERDNGKAAWFLGASFISEGAIPFAAADPLRVIPASMVGGAVTGALSMAFECTLRAPHGGIFVIPLIGNPLLYLIAIAAGTGVTAGLVILLKGMRRQAPAPAETGTAAETEAKIPVAA; from the coding sequence ATGAGCAAGCCGATGATCATTGCGGAGCTGGTCGACCTCGACCTCACCGCCGACTCCAAGGAAGCGGCCGTCCGGTCCCTGGCCCGGCGCATGCTCGCGCTCGGCCGGGTCACCGACCTGGAGGGCTTCCTCGCGGACGTGGCGGCGAGGGAGGCGCAGATGCCGACCGGGCTGGAGGGCGGGATCGGCATCCCGCACTGCCGCAGTGCGCACGTGTCCGCCCCCACCCTCGCCTTCGGCCGGGCCCCGTCCGGGGTCGACTTCGGCGCCCCGGACGGGCCGGCGGACCTGATCTTCCTGATCGCCGCCCCCGCGGGGGCCGACGACGCGCACCTGACGATCCTGTCCTCCCTGGCCCGCCGCCTGATGCGCCCCGACTTCGTAGCAGCCCTCCGCACCACCCTCACCCCACCCCAAGCCGCCACTCTCATCGCCGACCCGCAGCCAGATTCAGCCCGCCCGGCGTTTGAGGGCCCGCCGGAGGCGGTACCGGGCTCTGCCCGGACCCGCGCCTCAATCGCCGGCGAGGCTGAGGGTGCCCCCGGGGCTCGGGGTGTCCCTGGCGGGGCGGGGGTTGCCGGTTCCGAGGCCGGGGTGGCGCAGCCAATTTCAGCCCGCCCGGCGTTTGAGGGCCCGCCGGAGGCGCAACCGGGCTCCGCCCGGACCCGCGCCTCAATCGCCGGCGAGGCTGAGGGTGCCCGTACCGAGGCCGGGGTGGCGCAGCCAATTTCAGCCCGCCCGGCGTTTGAGGGCCCGCCGGAGGCGGTACCGGGCTGTGCCCGGACCCGCGCCTCAAACGCCGGCGAGGCTGAAAATGCCCTCCCCGGGGCCGGGGATGTCCCCGGCGAGGCTGAGGGTGGCCGCAGCGAGGCTGAGGGTGTCCCCGGCGGGGCGGGGGGTGCCCCCAGCGGGGCCGGGGCGGCGCAGCCAACTTCAGCCCGCACCGGGGGAGGGGGATTTCGGGTCGTGGCCGTCACCTCGTGTCCGACCGGGATCGCGCACACCTACATGGCCGCCGAATCCCTCCAGCGCACCGCCGCGGCGGAGGGGATCGAGCTCGCCGTCGAGACGCAGGGCTCCGCGGGGTTCACCCGGCTCGACCCCGCCGTCATCGCCGCCGCCGACGCGGTCGTCTTCGCCCACGACGTCCCCGTCCGCGACCGCGCCCGCTTCGCGGGCAAGCCCACTGTCGACGTCGGCGTGAAGGCCGGGATCAACCGCCCCGCCGAACTCTTCGCGGAGGCCCGCGAGAAGGCCGCCCGCGGCGAGACCGGCGGCGGCGAGACCGGCGGCGCCACGCCGACCCCCGCCCCGCAGGAGGGCGAGAGCCAGGGCGAGAGCCACGCCGCGAAGCTCCGCACCTGGCTCATGTCCGGCGTCAGCTACATGGTCCCCTTCGTCGCCGCGGGCGGCCTCATGATCGCCCTGGCCTTCGCCATCGGCGGCTACGGCATCAACAAGGCCCCCTCCGTCGCCGAGCACTTCGTCTGGACGGAGTCCGCCAGCTGGGCGGCCCTCCTCTTCCAGACCGGCGGTCTCGCCTTCGGCTTCCTCGTCCCGGTGCTCGCCGGTTACATCGCCTACGGCATGGCCGACCGCCCCGGCCTGGTCCCCGGCTTCGTCGGCGGCGCCGTCGCGCTCACCGTCAACGCCGGTTTCCTCGGCGGTCTGATCGCCGGCCTGATAGCCGGTGGCACGGTCCTGACCCTCCAGCGGGTCCGGGTCCCGGCCGCGCTGCGCGGGATCATGCCGGTGGTGGTGCTGCCGCTCATCGGCTCGGCCGTGACGGCCTTCCTGATGTTCCTCGTCGTCGGCAAGCCGGTCGCCTCGCTCCAGCAGGCCCTGACCGACTGGCTGTCGGGCCTCTCCGGCGCCAACGCGGTCATCCTCGGGGTCGTCCTCGGCCTGATGATGACCTTCGACCTCGGCGGTCCGCTCAACAAGGTCGCCTACGCCTTCGCCATCGGCGGCCTCGCCACCCCCAACGAGGGCAGCCTGAAGGTCATGGCCGCCGTGATGGCCGCGGGCATGGTGCCGCCGCTGGCCATGGCACTGGCCACCACCGTGCGCGGCCGCCTCTTCTCGAAGACGGAACGCGACAACGGCAAGGCCGCCTGGTTCCTGGGCGCTTCGTTCATCAGCGAGGGGGCCATCCCCTTCGCCGCCGCCGACCCCCTGCGGGTGATCCCGGCCTCCATGGTGGGCGGCGCGGTCACCGGAGCCCTCTCGATGGCCTTCGAGTGCACCCTGCGGGCCCCGCACGGCGGCATCTTCGTCATCCCGCTGATCGGCAACCCGCTGCTCTACCTGATCGCGATCGCCGCCGGTACGGGCGTCACCGCGGGCCTGGTCATCCTCCTCAAGGGGATGCGCCGCCAGGCCCCGGCCCCGGCGGAGACCGGTACGGCGGCGGAGACCGAGGCGAAGATCCCGGTCGCCGCCTGA
- a CDS encoding chaplin: MKKRLMRGTTLAVAGAAMLMGGAGLASAHGGDGASAQGVTKDSPGVLSGNLLQVPVDVPVNVCGNTVNVIALLNPAFGSKCVNA; this comes from the coding sequence ATGAAGAAGAGGCTGATGCGCGGCACCACGCTGGCCGTCGCGGGCGCTGCGATGCTGATGGGCGGCGCGGGCCTCGCCTCCGCGCACGGTGGCGACGGCGCCTCCGCGCAGGGCGTGACCAAGGACTCCCCCGGTGTCCTCAGCGGCAACCTGCTCCAGGTCCCGGTCGACGTTCCGGTGAACGTGTGTGGCAACACCGTCAACGTGATCGCCCTGCTCAACCCGGCGTTCGGCAGCAAGTGTGTGAACGCCTGA
- a CDS encoding chaplin — MRQVLSRKVLGKGVLTAAAASSLLSIATGAAYAHTGASAEAAHSPGVLAGNSVSVPITFSPNVCGNSVDAGAGLNPAMGGTCVTTDGGGGAYGDHADYERYLSRENAEAFQRYLDDQRDEHDQRQGEREPERAPERHDERAGSGRHRMPEQRDRGHGQERGQEHGQEAGQDRHEGAHQGGNGGGDEDCDEHPRATPAPAAHHAPPAPKPAHAKPKPAPAHHAAPPAHHAAPAPKPKPAPAPAEAPEPRPQHHGSEFVEHPAAPAPAPAPAPQAAPAPAPQAAPAAPAPAPAPAPMPAPAPVTAPAPAPAAAPAPLPAPVPAPVPEAVRPAAPAADQPPAAPAGDTPIHLPPAPAPAPVREAPPVTLPAPAPQTPARAPMAGRPMLAETGSAGQPAAAAALAAALLLGGSILYRRSRVS; from the coding sequence ATGCGACAGGTACTGAGCCGGAAGGTACTGGGCAAGGGAGTGCTCACGGCCGCGGCGGCGTCGAGCCTGCTGTCGATCGCGACCGGTGCGGCCTACGCGCACACCGGAGCGAGCGCCGAGGCCGCGCACTCACCGGGCGTGCTCGCCGGGAACAGCGTCTCGGTACCGATCACGTTCTCGCCGAACGTCTGCGGCAACAGCGTGGACGCCGGGGCCGGTCTCAACCCGGCCATGGGCGGCACCTGCGTGACCACCGACGGCGGTGGGGGCGCGTACGGCGACCACGCCGACTACGAGCGCTACCTGAGCCGGGAGAACGCCGAGGCGTTCCAGCGCTACCTCGACGACCAGCGCGACGAGCACGACCAGCGCCAGGGCGAGCGGGAACCCGAGCGCGCGCCCGAGCGGCACGACGAGCGCGCGGGCAGCGGCAGGCACCGGATGCCCGAGCAGCGCGACCGCGGCCACGGGCAGGAACGCGGTCAGGAGCACGGCCAGGAAGCCGGGCAGGACCGCCACGAGGGCGCCCACCAGGGCGGCAACGGCGGCGGCGACGAGGACTGCGACGAGCACCCGCGGGCCACCCCGGCCCCGGCGGCCCACCACGCGCCCCCCGCGCCGAAGCCCGCGCACGCCAAGCCGAAGCCCGCCCCCGCGCACCACGCGGCGCCCCCGGCCCACCACGCGGCCCCCGCGCCGAAGCCGAAGCCCGCTCCGGCGCCCGCCGAAGCCCCCGAGCCCCGGCCGCAGCACCACGGCAGCGAGTTCGTCGAGCACCCGGCGGCTCCCGCCCCGGCACCGGCCCCTGCTCCGCAGGCCGCTCCCGCGCCCGCACCGCAGGCCGCCCCCGCCGCGCCCGCCCCGGCTCCGGCACCCGCCCCGATGCCCGCTCCGGCGCCCGTGACCGCGCCCGCCCCGGCGCCCGCCGCGGCTCCGGCCCCGCTGCCGGCGCCCGTACCCGCGCCCGTACCGGAGGCCGTACGTCCGGCGGCGCCCGCGGCCGACCAGCCCCCGGCCGCTCCGGCGGGCGACACCCCGATCCACCTGCCCCCGGCACCGGCCCCCGCGCCGGTCCGCGAGGCGCCCCCGGTCACGCTCCCGGCCCCGGCGCCGCAGACCCCGGCCCGCGCCCCGATGGCCGGACGGCCGATGCTGGCCGAGACGGGATCCGCGGGGCAGCCCGCGGCCGCCGCGGCCCTCGCCGCGGCCCTGCTGCTCGGCGGTTCGATCCTGTACCGGAGGTCCCGCGTCTCCTGA
- a CDS encoding DUF6227 family protein codes for MSDPYETTEAHLERLLGRALNSFDLPDRLVERLGTALAHSSSLHSTHHGPAAGRWRETHRHTYLLADGGSATLWELAYRLEHDRATRHEIFISKAEAALAAVRLFGEDPAAVRDFTLMEEAEGELADHDVLSALFAASAPAGAHREYAVEQSADHARRVLRRAENTDRPGEAVARLLTSAYAHRITQAFGTRQCLADGRGAGFSLYEHAFVLLDGSELSLWEVEHTATPDGRHMCEVYESETAARGAMELRARVR; via the coding sequence TTGAGCGATCCGTACGAGACAACCGAGGCGCACCTCGAGCGACTCCTGGGCCGCGCCCTCAACTCCTTCGACCTGCCGGACCGGTTGGTCGAGCGCCTCGGCACGGCGCTCGCCCACAGCTCCTCGCTCCACAGCACGCACCACGGTCCGGCGGCGGGCCGCTGGCGGGAGACCCACCGGCACACCTACCTGCTCGCCGACGGCGGCTCCGCGACGCTGTGGGAGCTGGCGTACCGGCTGGAGCACGACCGGGCGACCCGGCACGAGATCTTCATCAGCAAGGCGGAGGCCGCCCTGGCCGCGGTGCGCCTCTTCGGCGAGGACCCCGCCGCCGTGCGGGACTTCACGCTGATGGAGGAGGCCGAGGGCGAGCTCGCCGACCACGACGTGCTCAGCGCCCTGTTCGCCGCCTCCGCACCCGCCGGGGCGCACCGGGAGTACGCGGTGGAGCAGTCCGCCGACCACGCCCGCCGGGTGCTGCGCCGGGCGGAGAACACCGACCGGCCGGGTGAGGCGGTGGCGCGGCTGCTGACCTCGGCGTACGCGCACCGGATCACCCAGGCGTTCGGCACCCGGCAGTGCCTCGCGGACGGCCGGGGCGCCGGTTTCAGCCTCTACGAACACGCCTTCGTCCTGCTGGACGGGAGCGAACTGAGCCTGTGGGAGGTCGAGCACACGGCCACCCCGGACGGGCGGCACATGTGCGAGGTCTATGAGAGCGAAACGGCCGCGCGCGGAGCGATGGAGCTCCGCGCGCGGGTGAGGTGA
- a CDS encoding rodlin, whose protein sequence is MNKLVQATLIGASVLTAGVATAAPALAIGNDNGINTVNGNGSSQVYGNQKTTGDMSPQLSLVQGSANKPCVGLPVKVNAQSLVALLNVGVQDINVLSNPMNQQCTENSTQAKGDESLSHILDNIPVLSGNLSAGS, encoded by the coding sequence ATGAACAAGCTCGTCCAGGCCACCCTGATCGGCGCCTCCGTGCTCACCGCGGGTGTCGCCACGGCCGCCCCGGCCCTGGCCATCGGCAACGACAACGGCATCAACACCGTGAACGGCAACGGCTCCTCGCAGGTGTACGGCAACCAGAAGACCACGGGCGACATGAGCCCGCAGCTCAGCCTGGTCCAGGGCTCCGCGAACAAGCCCTGTGTCGGCCTGCCGGTCAAGGTCAACGCCCAGTCGCTGGTGGCCCTGCTCAACGTCGGCGTCCAGGACATCAACGTCCTGTCCAACCCGATGAACCAGCAGTGCACCGAGAACTCCACCCAGGCGAAGGGCGACGAGTCCCTGTCGCACATCCTGGACAACATCCCGGTCCTCTCGGGCAACCTGTCCGCGGGCAGCTGA